A region of the Larus michahellis chromosome 4, bLarMic1.1, whole genome shotgun sequence genome:
AAAAATGGGCTTTGGAGGGGAGTTCATGACCAGCTCCTGTATTCCTGCTGGTCTTGCAATGCTCGTGGCACTGCTTGGGCTTTCCACATTGCCAGCCTGGGCTGACCCAGGCTTGACGGTGAACAAAGTGTGGAGCAGGCTCGGCCGAGGCTGCAGATGGAGTGGGGTCTGTGTCTGCCATGGCGCTAGCGCGGCCCTGTACTGCAGAGGGTGGGTAGCCGGTGGAGGGGATGTGGGACCGGTGCTGGCCCATTCGGAGCAGCAACTCATCCGAATGCTtggccatggggaagggatggTAGCAGAGGCTGCAAAGGTAAACCCCTGAGATCTGGATCCTGCCCGAGTGCAGATAATGCCTTTGCACTGGGACCTGACAGTTACCCACCCACTCTACAAACGGGGGAGCCTGGattgtcccccgtgtccccatgtctaTCACCTTCTGTGTGCAGCCGGCTGCTGGGGCACTCCTCTCTGCTTTTGAGGCTGGGTTTGTGCCTGGGGATGTTTTTGGAGATGCCGGCGTTGAGGGTATGGAGTCCTGGTGCCCTGCTCAGCAGCATCCAGTCTCACTTCTCTGCTGAGTGGCAGCTCCATGGTGAAGTCTGGCCCTGCCAGCTCTGGGGCTGAGCTGCCGGCTGGCCAGCACCTGCTTTGTAGGCAAGGAGAAGAATTTGGGAGTAAAGGCTTCACATTTGGTTTTCTCCCATCATTGCAATACAAACTTCAGACTGTATCTCTGCTCCCCTGCTGCTCAAAgcatccctctgcctcccagcatggctgagaaacattaccccttgttctggCTGTGCAGGGAGATTTCCCTCTGTCGCCTCTGTCTGCAGCCTAAAACTATCCAAAATgttggatttttctctctctgactgATGCTGGAAGCTGGGGTGGAAATTGGGATGTTCTTGCCCTGGGTTGAGTGCTTACAGGGGCAACCAGTGTAGACAGACCAGGTTGGTCTCCCAGTTTGCCTAAGACCATGCCCTGGAGACAAGTCTGGGCCTAACTGGGAGAACTGGACAcaggtgggagctgggagctgagctCCTCCAGGCACTGCCTGCCCCGTGCCTGCTTCCACTCCCAGCAGTTCACTGTGGCCCCCGGATAAGCTGAAGCACCAAGTCTCAGTGGTAGATGGGTGGAGTGAAGCTGCTTTGGGTCTTGTCCCCATGGGTATGGAGACCCAGGAGGCTCCAGGGGGCTGAGGCAAAGGCCACCAAGGCAGGTCCCCGTGGGCACTGACGTTTCCCTtgccccgggcagggctgctgctgcaggagatgaCCATGGCGGGGCTGCATGAGCTGCGCTTCACTGAGGAGAAGCCGCTgctgcggggccaggacaccgaGCTGGTGAGTCTGGTGACCACGCTGGCTGTGGCTCCTGCACGTGGGGTGCCAGGACGTGGGTGCTTAAGTGGGAGCTTGAGGGAGGGTGCTGGAATTGGGTAcacgtgtgtgcacgtgtgtgttgGTATtcggtgcgtgtgtgtgtgcagacatGCTGTATCGCTGCACGTGCATGGGCGAGCGTGGGTTCCGGTTCTGTGTGATGATGTGTGTGTGAAGGTGTTGCACATACGTGCTCATacacacttgtgtgtgtgtgtgcacgtgcagGTCTTGCagatgcgtgtgtgtgtgtgtgcacgtgtgtgggCATCATGTCCCCCTGTGGCCAGCACTGCCCTGGGGAGTGGGTGCTTCTGGTGTCCAGGGGCTTCCCGAGTTGGGTGGGAGGAGGGCACTGTGGGAGTGAGGGGCGGTGAGGGGGACATCTCTCTCCCTGATGGCTCCTTCTTACCCCAGGAGAACTCGGATGCCTTCCTCTCTGCTGTGGACACGGACTGGAAGGTAGGAGCAGTCATGGGGGGTGCCCCCGACCCATGGGTCCCGCATAGGACAGCAGCCTGCGGCTGGGGAAGGCTGCGGGGGCGCTGAGCGGACCCGAGGGTGTTGCCGTCCCCCTCTTCCATGGGGTTGCGGTGCCTGGTTGGTGTCTGCGCATGGGGCTGCACATCCATTGCGGTCCCcggcaggaggggatggggggatgcTGCCAGGTATGCTCGGTGCTGGCTCTTGGATGTGGCTGGCGGGCATTTGGCAACGGGCCGGGGACAAAACCTCTTTAAAACAGGGAATTTCTTCTCAGGAGGGCtgagctgcttttccagccccTCTACCATTGCCATGGCAATGGTTTCCTGGGCAATGCCAGCTCCCTGCTTACATAAGGATGTTTGAAAGCCTCTTTCTTTTTGGAGGGCTGGGGCATTGCCCCCCATACCACCCACCTCTCTGTGAGAGCAGGgtccctctgcatccctccctACCTCTGTTTCGCCTCCCCACAACGTGGCCTCGGTGCTCTCAGGGGCTCAGCTCATGCCTGGTTCCCATATTGGTCTTCATCGCTTTCACACCTCTGCCCAAGCTCATCCCGCACCAGGCTCGCCCTGCAGAGACCTGGCTACCAGTAGGTGGGAGAGAGGGTAGTGGGGCTGCTGGACCCTCTCCCTAAAGCCTCTTCCCTCCCAGGGGACACGTCCTCAGGGACACCAGTGACTGACTTCAGGTTTTATGTTGCTGCTTTGCCAGTGGCTGAGACTACCAGGAAGGTGAACTTGTCTGGTGCTGGCTGAGCCCTGCCAGGTCCAGCactgaagcagcagcaccttcaaggataaaataaatctgtatttcattcatcctgggagaggggcaggggagaCCAGGTCCCTGTTTTGGCAGACACAAAGCAGTGCCCAGGCTTGTGGGGCTGGCCCACTCGGTTGCCATCACTTACGTGTGTGGGTGGCAGGTGCAGCTGGGCGGAGGGCAAGGACTTTCGTAAggatgctggggggtggctgcTGTGGTTCACAGGGTAGGAGATTTCGGGTGGGCCTCTCGGAGGacaaaaaattattccaaaatggcagtggaggaaaagaaatgccacccttcccagcagctccagagctggcAGAGATGCTGGGCCCAGGAACGGCGGGTGTGTGGATCTGGATGCTCCTTGCTTGGCTTGCTCACGATCCCTGTTGACTGCTGGAGGGGAAACCAAACCTCCTGGTGTCACTGAAGTGAGggcgaggagggagagggaggcaaagagggagagggaggcagcagTGCCGGGCTGTCCGGAGCTCCCAGCGGGGCTCTCActcagctctgctggggcagggctTGGTTGGCATGCAGGGGATGTTACAGAGCAGGACAATTTTTACATACTGATATTTCAGGGACTGGCCTGTGGTGATGCTGAACCGTGTCCCTGGTGGGCACCAGGTAGAGTGCAAATGACACAGCCATGCGCTTGCACACCCTTGGTGCCTAAAATAATGAACCGGGCAAGGACCAAGGTGGCTTTTCCCAAGCCAGCCAGGCCCTGCACCCTCTTGTTTCCCTCCAAGAGCTTCAGGACGGGGATGGGATGAACTTCCCAAGCTGTGCTGGGGCAACCCCCTCCTTTCTCCAACCCTGGCACTTCACAGGCTGGTTCCCCACAAAGGCTGGGGTCTGCCTGCCCTTCCTCGGGCAGCTCTTGCCCCATTTTCTTCGCTCACCTCCTTGGGTAATTCAATCCAGCCCCCAGCTTAGCTCTTCActgtccctctgctcctccccagaGCCAGTCCCTGCTCCCTTGCCTGAGATGCTCTGGCCTGGCCAGGGCAGTGCAAGGGACGGGGGTTTCCCACTGCCACCGCCAGCCCAAGTAAAGCCTTTGGGGCTGCTGGCATAAGCCAGGGCGCAGGAGTGCCGGGGGGGGCAGGTGCCTCTGCCTTGGGACCTGGGTACCTTGGCCCTGCTGGAGGTATGGGCCACCTGCTAGTAGCCAATGAGGGGGTAATGCCATTTGATGCCATTCAAGCGGAGTCAGCCTTACTAGCCCTCCCGTCTCCCTGCTGCCCTTTTCCATTCATGCCTTACTTCACCTCGGCTTTTCCACCCCttctcccctttattttgctgCCTTGTGTCTTCGCCTGCTCATGCCCCTCTGCATCGTACTTTTTCCCAGAGCCCACATACGCGCTCTTTGGTCCCACAGGTAGCAGGGCTGAAGAAAGCAAAATCGGCACTCAGAGCCGCAAATGGCTTTGTACCCATGTGAGGAACCATCTGGGAGCTGGGCTGCCCCTCATGCCATCCTTCCTTGGCAGAGATGCATCTctccaggcttggggctgagCTCCTCGCAGGACAAAGCAGTGCAGAGGAAAGCTTCTTTGGTGGAGGCAAGGTGGATGCTGTTCCACTGCTgatctgtctgtccatcctttCTCCCACGTCCAGACCCCCtggctgcccagccctggcttGTTTGCAGGACACTGCTTTCAGTGGCTCCACCCCAGCTCTGGGTGATCCTTTGTCAAGGTCAGGGAAAGGGCTCTCCCCAGGAAAAACTGGCTCATCCCTGTTATGAGACATGAGAGACTCTCCAGGAACAAGCCTGCTGGGTGAAGCCGAGGACACAGGGCTTTGCCATGTGGGGAAGCCTGTGCATGTGCTGGCGATGGCAGCCGGACCCCCTCTGCCCATGGCTGCGGTGCATGCCAGGGCATGGTGGAAGCAAACTGTGGCGAGCTGCCGGGGTGGGAATGATGCAGAGGTGATAGCAGGCTCCAGCTGGCACGGAGCATccctgtgctgggagcagggatCCAGCCCTGAGGCTGGATCCATCCCTGCTGGAGGCTGCCCTGATTCGGCACTGGCATGTGGCTCTCCGCCCCCTTTGGGCAGGTGCTGGAGGGACCACAGGATTCTTTCTCCATCCATGAATGCCCGGCTTTGTGCTGGAGAGGCTTGGGTGCCAGTTGTGCTGAGCCAGGCAatggtgctgggctgggcaggggcaggcagggtgcagggggaTGGCACCCAGAGCCTGCCAGGGGGGTTTTGGGACAGTCTGTGTGTGTGAGCTGCAGGCGGACAGATTTGTCCTCTTGCGAAGCCTGTTGGAATCAGGGCAGAAACCGGCTGCCTGCGCACACGTGCACAGGGGAATACACATGCGTGTGCGTGTGCACACTGCATGCGTCAGCCCAGGGATGGGATCCAACTCCTCAGCGCTGCTGGGTTGTCTTTCCTCCTGCCCTATTTGCCCGCCACTGGTGACATCCAGGTTGGGGCCAAATCCTGCACATCCCCTGCCTGCAGGGGGATGACCATGTTAGCGGGCAAGGGAATGCAGGTGTCTGAGCAGTGTTCATGCGTGTACAAGTGCCTGCCTCTCCATGCACATGTGCACAAGGTCCTGTGTGTGTGCAGGTCGTTGTGCATCCATGCGCATGAATGATGGCCATGGCATACATGCTAAGCACACGGGAGAAGGGTGCAGCAGGTGTGCTCCTTATATGCATGTGACCGTGCCCGTACGTGTACAGGAACATGCTCCAATGCAGACACACAAGGCCAGCCCTGTGGTGTGTGCAAGCATTTTGCAAGGTGCATGTGCTTCAGTGTGGgttgttgtatttatttttctgaagtcgCATGCACAGacgtgggggggggacatggtTTTGCCTGGCCCCTGTGTGTCTGTGCTGGTACGTGTTCCTGTGCATGTATGTGCCTGGTGACGTGCATGTGCAGAGCACGCCTGCTGCATCCTTCTCCTGTGTGTTTAGCGTGCACCCATATCTGTTGGTGGGTGCATGCGTGCTTCCTGGTGTGTGTGTTGCTGCAGGGCCTTGGTCTGGGCGGCTGCAGGCTCAAGCGTGATTCTGCATGTTTGCGAGGGGCCGGagccgtgtgtgtgtgcatgatgAGTGCAGGTGAGCATTGCCGGGCTCTGCCGTGACGATGCTGTGTGTTTTGCAAGGAGTGCAAGTGCAGCCCTGTCCAGCCAGCCCTGACTGTCTTGGTCtgctgaaagagggaagatggaGCAGGTACCACACAGTTCCAGGCATTTTTTCTTCATAAACAAGGGTATTTGGGGCCAATTGGAGCATGAATAATTCCCGCGGCAGCCAATGGCTGAGCGCTGGCTCCATTGCAGCGCTCGTCCGCAATGGAGGCCAAACCTGCCGGGGCTGCGTGTCGCGtcgagggggaagggagagggagggcttAGCGCAGGGCTGGGTCTCCGCTATAAATCGAGACGAGGAGCTGAGCCAGTGCAGAGCTCTGCTTCACTGCTGCACTGCTGTGCCCCACGCCGGAATCCTGTGCTTGGCTCACCCTGCCCACTCATCATCGTCCGCCCAGTTCCTCACCATGCCTGAGTGCTGGGATGGGGTAGGTACCACCGTTCCCGTGCTTGCTGCCCTCCCTTCCCAGGGAGTTTTGCTCCAGTACCTCCCCTGCTCACCCAGCCTGGACCTTTGCACCCAGGTGGGCTTGGTGTGGGCCAGGCAGACGTTGGTGTGGGGGGGGATCTGCTTCTGGGGAGCCCTTTcttctcccagccccactgctgcaTCCCCGACCTGCTGCAGGTTTTGGGGACGCATTGTCCTTGAGCATGTCCTCCCTGAGCCCGGTGGAGATGCTGCGCTGAGGCTGAGTGAGCACAGCTGCAGTGGCTGGGACTGACTgctgatggggatgggggggaagggggacacgctgccccttccccactcccagagctgcagagggagaGGGTCTCTTGCCATTTTGAAGCAATCCCTCGGATGCTTTCCAGCCTCTGGGGTGGTGGCAACACCCAATGGCAACAGGCTGGTGTGGAGTGGGGGGTAAGTGAGGTGGGAGCACTGCAGAGGTGAGCGGGtaacctgggcagggctgggctctctCAGGCACCTATGGGTGCTGCGCCCCTGTGCCCGTCCTCAGTGGGGCTGTTGGTTGTTGGTGCCCCTCCTCCTcactgcctgcatcccctgcatccctggcttctcccctccagccagcatccctgcagcaaaGGGCAGAGTTGTGGTACCCAGTGATGCTGCAGAGGCTGCACCACGAGCAGGGATGTCCCTGGcttgcaggggtgggggtgggtagcggtgctggggaaggagccgCCACCCCGGGCTTGTGATTTTGGGGTGGAATTGCAGGCTGAGCTGTCGGGGCTGTGATGGGGAtggtgggcatggggacagcaaGGAGGCAGCCCTGTGCCCAGGATCATACCACACGGATGGCTCCTGCTCTGTGACCTTGGGCCAGGCCCTCCCCCTGCCTCAGGTTCCCCACCCCTTGTTGCAGGGCAATGTCCCTGCTCATCGCCTGCTGCGGGGAGTGGAGGGACAGCTGTGGATGAGGGCTGGGGCTAGGATGCCCTTGAGGAGCTGAGCGTTGTCTCCACAGAGCCCTTGAGCTGCTCTCGGGCACTGcatccccccagggatggtggATTTCGGTTAGGGGAGGCACTTCACTGAGGAGACCCTGTCCTCAGGCAGTCCCTCCCATCTGAGGCCCATATGTCCTTCAGAGTCCTTGGTGGTGTGTAACCCATGGGAGCATCCATGTACCCGCTCCCCTCCCGTCAACCCATCCACGGGGCTGCCAGTACCTGCAGCAAGGACCGCGCCGGTTGGGCACCCTGCCAgcatcccctgcccagccctgcttggCGTGCGATACTCCTGCACGCGCCAGATCCCACCTTTGAGGTTACTGCCagagggctggctggctggcaggcGTGGGCATCTGGAGGGGACCCCTGGTCGCTTGTCCCCAGGCAATGCCTTGGCCAGCACCTGGGCTTgcagcctcagtttcccttgctGGCTGGGGACGATGGCTGTGAAGGCAAGGCTGGAgccctcccagccagggaaactgaggcacggggcagTCCTGGTCTCTGTATGGGGGCACAGCCATTTCAGACCAAgggattttaaatttatttcagctgtCATTTTGGAATGAGGTTGCAGCATTTCCTGATGTGGTGTCTGGGGTCGGACCTCCGCCTGTTTGTCTCAGGCACAGTGAATCCAGGCCAACTGGGCCTTGCTGTGATCCCCCCACCCTGTTGTCAAAGCTCCCTCAGTCTCAGGCCCTTGAAGATTTCCTGTCCCATCCTGTGGTCCACCTGTCCCATCCCACAATCCTTCTCTCCCAAGCCTGCTTGGatcatcccaccccatcccatcccattccaaaCTTCTATCCCTTGatcccattctgtgattccatccCATGATACACCTGTCCAATCCTAAATCCTGTTATCCTATTCCAagtcctcccttcccttcccttcccttcccttcccttcccttcccttcccttcccttcccttcccttcccttcccttcccttcccttcccttcccttcccttcccttcccttcccttcccttcccttcccttcccttcccttcccttcccttcccttcccttcccttcccttccctgtgttGGTGAAGGCTGGGGGCATTTGTATGTGATTTGTCCTGCCTTCTGCCATGGCCAAGATGCCCAGAGCTGGTGGTTTTCCCAGGATGGCTGCTCTTCTCTCCCTTGTACTCCCATGGGAcccagctgcccagggaagcagcagtgagGCGTGGGATGGCGGGGCAGGAGACAATGTCTTGGGGCACGCAGGCGTCACCccatctctcctcttcccccaggaACATGACATTGAGACCCCCTACGGGCTGCTGCACGTGGTCATCCGGGGCTCACCCAAGGGGAATCGCCCGGCCATCCTGACGTACCACGATGTGGGCCTCAACCGTGAGTGCTGGTCCCTGGGccctggggcagaggagcagggaggagtgAGCTGGGAGTGCATGGGGTGCCAGGATGTTGGCCAAAGCCACTGGCTCAGCTCCTTTGCCTCCTCCCATGGAAGGTCCCCAGGCTGTGTTGTGTCTCCCCAGGCATCTGAAAGCACCAGGAGGGTTTGGATGCTCAGTCAAACCTAAAGCCTGGGCCAGGCAGAGCAAGGAGTTCTTGGCTATGATGACAGCTGATGGCTGTCTGCCTGCCTGTGACAGGCAGGGACAAGACGCCGGGGGTGCTGGGTCAGACCCCACTGCCGCCACTGGCCCATTGGTATTCAGAGCACAGACCCGACTGGTGGCAGGGCGTAGTGGGGGCTGGAGGAGTCAGGAAATAGCAGGGAAGGAGCGACCCCGAGCTGGGGGTCTGGATGTGGGGATGGCTGTGCTTTCTGTTAGCCTGCAGCCTTGCACCCACACCCCAGACCCCTGTCCTGCTCTGTGCCCCATGGCTGAGCCAGTATGCCTGGTGCCTTGTGAGCAGGGAGAAGCGTCTCCCCCTCCACTGGCAGCTGAGCCTGAGTCACCGGCGTGCTACATGAGCTGCCTCACCATCACAGCAGCACTCTTGTGCCCAGGGATGCATCCCGTTGGTTGCAATGGACCTTACAACCTGCCTCGCCCCCACGTTTTTTGGGAGGGATGTCCCGGCAATGGTGCCATGGGGCAGAAGCTGTCCAAGCCCTGGCAAGAGCTGTATCCCACTACAACAGTGGTGGCTTGtccacagcagagctggggcagttTCTTTGACTGTTTCCAAGCAGGGAGATTTGCAGCTGTTTCTCAAATCCCATGTTGGCTTGCGCCCTTTCTGGGGATCTTGGATAGGGCCAATAATACCCCGGGCTGCTAATCCCGCTGCCTACCAGGTGGTCCTACAGCTCCAGGCTTTGCATCCCCCAGTCCCATCCCTCCAAGCAGGCAAGGCTTATCGCAAACTCCTCATCCTCCTGACTGTGTCCATCCGTCCCCTTGCCTCCCAAACACCTTGCTAACAGTGGCTGTGGTCTCTACTGTGGGGACGAGGagcctggagggaaggggtgggagggCTTTGGTGGCATGTCACCTCCCAGTTGAAGGGCAGTGGGAGGGCAGGTGATCCCTCTCCTTGCTCCCCTGGCCCACCAGGCCCCCGTGCTGGGGCATTTGGTCTCTGATCCCTGTCTGCCCCTTGACAGACAAGCTTTGCTTCAACACCTTCTTCAACTATGAGGACATGCAGGAGATCACAAAGCACTTTGTGGTGTGCCACGTGGACGCGCCGGGCCAGCAGGCAGGAGCCTCGCAGTTCCCTCAGGGGTAGGTGCCAGCTTTGGGGACTCGCTATGCCCGTCGGGATgtcacctccctgcctgctgggTTGTCGCTGCCTGGGCAGTTATGCCCTGCTGGTGGGTCTCCCGGAACGGTGTCAAAGCCCATGGCAGCCCAGGGTGGGCAATGGGGTGGTTTGCAGGTGGGTGGCATTTCCCTGCCTGCTTCAGGCAGCGCAGCTGCCCTGTCccagccttctgctctgtgtgGGCCCCATAACCACTGTCCCGGGCCTCCCTGTGCCACAGGTACCAGTACCCGTCCATGGACCAGCTGGCTGCCATGTTACCCAGTGTGGTGCAGCATTTCGGGTGAGTCATCGTCTCCTCCACGGCTGCCAGCTgagggtgctgggcagggagatgggcaggaGGCAAGGGTGTGGGTCTGGGGGAGTTTCCCTGTTAAGCTGGCATCCCGCATGTGTCCTTGTGCCCTGTGCTGCGGGTGGAGGGGGGGGCGCCagggaacccatgctggagccCGCTACCCCCCTGTACacacctctctgctttccaggTTCAAATATGTGATCGGGATCGGTGTTGGGGCAGGAGCCTATGTGCTGGCCAAGTTTGCGGTGAGcctggggctgggatgggctggCCCTGAGTTGCTATCAGCCCAGGGCAAGGGGAAGAGCAGGAGCTGACACCCCTGGGCACGCTcctggagggatgggggggggggcgcaggacAGCAGTGCCTTGGCCGTGGTGGCTGGGCAGTCTTGCCACAGGTCTCCCATCACTCCCAGGACGGGGCCGTGTCAGACCTGTGCAATGCCTGTGCAGTGGGCAGCggtgctggtggggggctgccctggggacatctcccctccctgctgaaCATCACCCCTCTTGCTGCAGCTCATCTTCCCTGACCTGGTTGAAGGACTGGTCCTCATGAACATCGACCCCAATGGCAAAGGCTGGATTGACTGGGCAGCTGCCAAGGTGAGCAGGGCCCTGACCCACTCCTGGCGCTGGCggctccctggggcaggagccagccatGGTGGTGCCGTAACTCCCTGTGCTCCCTCCACAGCTCTCTGGCCTCACCAGCACGCTGCCAGACACTGTCCTGTCCCACCTGTTCAGCCAGGTAAGGACTGCGCATCCTGCCGGCCCCTGCCACTGGCCCCCTGCCTAGCATGCTAGCCAGGTCAGCTGGCCTGTGCCCTGCACTGCCTGCCAGGTGCCACAGTGCCACGGGGCCTGCCCCATGCCCAGGGATGGGGTTAGTCAAGCCCTGTCTGTATCCCTCCTGCTTTGACGGGTATGCCACTCACGCCTGCGTCCTGCCTGCttgtgctgcctgcagcaccgCCGTGCCCAGCCACATTGCCCAGCATCTTCCCTGTCTGCCCCACTGGCCGGCGCAGCATGGGGCAAGCCTAGGGGAGTGGGGGGCTTGAGCGGAACCCAGCAGTGCCTGCTGTAATCTCCGTCCCCTGCTGGCACAGGAAGAGCTGGTGAACAACACAGAGCTGGTGCAGAGTTATCGTCAGCAGATTGGCAGCGTGGTGAACCAGTtcaacctccagctcttcctcaaCATGTACAACAGGTGAGCACCTTGGGTGTCCCTGTCTGCACCAGGGCAAAGGGTTGCAGTGCTGGTGGGTGGCCCTGAGGACACCATGGGAACCCTGACCTCTATAGGGTGCTGCCATCACCCGCCGGCACAGGCAGGCAGCCATGCAAAGCTGGCCACCGGTGCTGGCTGGGGATGCAGGAGTGGTGGCACCTGTGCCAGAGCCTTGCCACATCCTAGAGCCCATGGCCATGGGTGCATGTCCCCTGGTCTCCTGCACTGGTTGCTGGCACAGGTCTATGGAAGGGGGCAGAAATCTGTCCCATGCACACAGCAGGTTGGGAGCCTTGCCACTCCGATGGGTGCTGCACCCCACAGTGCAGGCTCTGCTCGGTTTATGGCAGAGATGGCCGTGGGGTCCTCCATCCACGGGGTGCCAGGACAGCGGTGCTGTGTGCCGCTTCCCAGAGCCCTTGCTCTTGTGCTATGGTGTTAGTGGCAGCACCTGCCCACGGGTTCACACTGCCCCTCTTTCTCCTCTATCAGCCGCAGGGACCTGGACATCAACCGTCCCGGGACTGTGCCCAACGCCAAGACGCTGCGGTAAGAGTCATGCCAGCACGGCATGGGAGGACCCAGGGCAGTGGAGTCCACCCAGGCCAAGCCCTGACTGTGCCCCTTCCTCCTCTCACTTCCAGCTGCCCCGTGATGCTGGTGGTTGGAGACAACGCGCCCGCTGAAGAAGGGGTGGTGAGCAATGGGGTAGTGCCTGTGGGGAAGCATGCAGGCGGTGCCCATGCATGGACACGCTCATGTTCGCTGCCTGCTCAGACACGTGTGAGCTTCCATCTGCAGGAGCGTGCTCATGTGCAAACCGACCTGCTCATGTGTGCGGGTGCATCTGTGCATGGTTGCCACACCTGGAAAACCTCCCCTTCCTCATACGTCCAGGTGTGCTCACAACATGCACACTTGGGTGTGTCGGCACACAGGCACACTCCCTGCTTGGCCACCTGGACCCAAACAGCTACTA
Encoded here:
- the NDRG4 gene encoding protein NDRG4 isoform X1 translates to MPECWDGEHDIETPYGLLHVVIRGSPKGNRPAILTYHDVGLNHKLCFNTFFNYEDMQEITKHFVVCHVDAPGQQAGASQFPQGYQYPSMDQLAAMLPSVVQHFGFKYVIGIGVGAGAYVLAKFALIFPDLVEGLVLMNIDPNGKGWIDWAAAKLSGLTSTLPDTVLSHLFSQEELVNNTELVQSYRQQIGSVVNQFNLQLFLNMYNSRRDLDINRPGTVPNAKTLRCPVMLVVGDNAPAEEGVVECNSKLDPTNTTFLKMADSGGLPQVTQPGKLTEAFKYFLQGMGYITHLKDRRLSGGTVPSASMTRLARSRTASLTSASSVDGTRPRACTHSESTEAMGQINHTMEVSC
- the NDRG4 gene encoding protein NDRG4 isoform X6, which translates into the protein MTMAGLHELRFTEEKPLLRGQDTELENSDAFLSAVDTDWKEHDIETPYGLLHVVIRGSPKGNRPAILTYHDVGLNHKLCFNTFFNYEDMQEITKHFVVCHVDAPGQQAGASQFPQGYQYPSMDQLAAMLPSVVQHFGFKYVIGIGVGAGAYVLAKFALIFPDLVEGLVLMNIDPNGKGWIDWAAAKLSGLTSTLPDTVLSHLFSQEELVNNTELVQSYRQQIGSVVNQFNLQLFLNMYNSRRDLDINRPGTVPNAKTLRCPVMLVVGDNAPAEEGVVECNSKLDPTNTTFLKMADSGGLPQVTQPGKLTEAFKYFLQGMGYMPSASMTRLARSRTASLTSASSVDGTRPRACTHSESTEAMGQINHTMEVSC
- the NDRG4 gene encoding protein NDRG4 isoform X4, producing MKVLRHKIELLTGLLLQEMTMAGLHELRFTEEKPLLRGQDTELENSDAFLSAVDTDWKEHDIETPYGLLHVVIRGSPKGNRPAILTYHDVGLNHKLCFNTFFNYEDMQEITKHFVVCHVDAPGQQAGASQFPQGYQYPSMDQLAAMLPSVVQHFGFKYVIGIGVGAGAYVLAKFALIFPDLVEGLVLMNIDPNGKGWIDWAAAKLSGLTSTLPDTVLSHLFSQEELVNNTELVQSYRQQIGSVVNQFNLQLFLNMYNSRRDLDINRPGTVPNAKTLRCPVMLVVGDNAPAEEGVVECNSKLDPTNTTFLKMADSGGLPQVTQPGKLTEAFKYFLQGMGYMPSASMTRLARSRTASLTSASSVDGTRPRACTHSESTEAMGQINHTMEVSC
- the NDRG4 gene encoding protein NDRG4 isoform X3, which codes for MKVLRHKIELLTGLLLQEMTMAGLHELRFTEEKPLLRGQDTELENSDAFLSAVDTDWKEHDIETPYGLLHVVIRGSPKGNRPAILTYHDVGLNHKLCFNTFFNYEDMQEITKHFVVCHVDAPGQQAGASQFPQGYQYPSMDQLAAMLPSVVQHFGFKYVIGIGVGAGAYVLAKFALIFPDLVEGLVLMNIDPNGKGWIDWAAAKLSGLTSTLPDTVLSHLFSQEELVNNTELVQSYRQQIGSVVNQFNLQLFLNMYNSRRDLDINRPGTVPNAKTLRCPVMLVVGDNAPAEEGVVECNSKLDPTNTTFLKMADSGGLPQVTQPGKLTEAFKYFLQGMGYITHLKDRRLSGGTVPSASMTRLARSRTASLTSASSVDGTRPRACTHSESTEAMGQINHTMEVSC
- the NDRG4 gene encoding protein NDRG4 isoform X5, yielding MTMAGLHELRFTEEKPLLRGQDTELENSDAFLSAVDTDWKEHDIETPYGLLHVVIRGSPKGNRPAILTYHDVGLNHKLCFNTFFNYEDMQEITKHFVVCHVDAPGQQAGASQFPQGYQYPSMDQLAAMLPSVVQHFGFKYVIGIGVGAGAYVLAKFALIFPDLVEGLVLMNIDPNGKGWIDWAAAKLSGLTSTLPDTVLSHLFSQEELVNNTELVQSYRQQIGSVVNQFNLQLFLNMYNSRRDLDINRPGTVPNAKTLRCPVMLVVGDNAPAEEGVVECNSKLDPTNTTFLKMADSGGLPQVTQPGKLTEAFKYFLQGMGYITHLKDRRLSGGTVPSASMTRLARSRTASLTSASSVDGTRPRACTHSESTEAMGQINHTMEVSC
- the NDRG4 gene encoding protein NDRG4 isoform X2; amino-acid sequence: MPECWDGEHDIETPYGLLHVVIRGSPKGNRPAILTYHDVGLNHKLCFNTFFNYEDMQEITKHFVVCHVDAPGQQAGASQFPQGYQYPSMDQLAAMLPSVVQHFGFKYVIGIGVGAGAYVLAKFALIFPDLVEGLVLMNIDPNGKGWIDWAAAKLSGLTSTLPDTVLSHLFSQEELVNNTELVQSYRQQIGSVVNQFNLQLFLNMYNSRRDLDINRPGTVPNAKTLRCPVMLVVGDNAPAEEGVVECNSKLDPTNTTFLKMADSGGLPQVTQPGKLTEAFKYFLQGMGYMPSASMTRLARSRTASLTSASSVDGTRPRACTHSESTEAMGQINHTMEVSC